The following coding sequences are from one Rutidosis leptorrhynchoides isolate AG116_Rl617_1_P2 chromosome 11, CSIRO_AGI_Rlap_v1, whole genome shotgun sequence window:
- the LOC139874617 gene encoding uncharacterized protein: protein MVSIGIKRTHESSIEDILGCKARKKATAVDESQKKSEESVNLCDFTKLLGFVDGIWENPSVISLDRKLSDHSPLLLKNGQEEFGPKPVMIFDVWLNDKGAEEIVVNAWNKPVKAKKLDTIFRLKLKNVKNSLKEWSKTTYGRFNEDIHELGDKCMAWEFEAEYRTLSDHERKEWLDDRGNWLKKDQEKRCMLRQKIRLKWACEGDENTEYFHSMIKRRNSKNNIRGLYINGSWCECPKEIKKEVHRYFKAFYEDTRTCNLSFAGFETEKITDDDASMLEAPFKKEEVWNAIRDCGSSKAPGPDGDLMNALNRFWEDCDISPGCNASLRKVISKIVVKGRSILDSILGGNELVEDVKRRKAKCCV from the exons ATGGTTTCGATTGGAATTAAAAGGACCCATGAATCTTCGATTGAGGATATTCTGGGATGCAAAGCAAGAAAGAAGGCGACTGCTGTTGATGAATCACAAAAAAAATCGGAAGAAAGTGTCAATCTTTGTGATTTTACCAAGCTACTTGGCTTTGTGGATGGC ATTTGGGAAAACCCTTCGGTTATATCACTCGATAGGAAGCTCTCTGACCATTCGCCACTTTTGCTTAAGAACGGGCAGGAGGAATTTGGCCCGAAACCGGTTATGATTTTTGATGTGTGGCTAAATGATAAAGGTGCGGAAGAGATTGTGGTTAATGCATGGAATAAACCGGTCAAAGCAAAAAAGCTAGACACAATTTTTCGGTTGAAACTTAAAAATGTCAAAAATAGTTTGAAGGAGTGGAGTAAGACGACGTATGGGAGATTTAATGAAGACATTCATGAGTTAGGGGATAAGTGCATGGCATGGGAATTTGAAGCTGAATACAGAACTCTTAGTGAtcacgaaaggaaagaatggttggATGATCGAGGGAATTGGTTGAAAAAAGATCAAGAAAAAAGGTGTATGCTTCGACAAAAAATAAGATTAAAATGGGCATGCGAAGGTGATGAGAATACAGAATATTTTCACTCTATGATTAAGAGAAGAAATAGCAAAAATAACATTCGGGGTCTATATATAAATGGGTCATGGTGTGAATGTCCGAAGGAGATTAAGAAGGAAGTACATCGATATTTCAAAGCTTTCTATGAGGATACGAGGACGTGTAACTTGTCTTTTGCAGGTTTCGAAACCGAGAAAATCACGGATGATGATGCTTCGATGCTTGAAGCTCCCTTTAAGAAGGAGGAGGTTTGGAATGCCATTCGGGATTGCGGCTCATCAAAAGCACCCGGTCCGGACG GTGATTTAATGAATGCTCTTAATCGGTTTTGGGAGGATTGTGATATTTCACCGGGTTGTAATGCCTC GCTCCGGAAAGTTATAAGTAAAATTGTGGTTAAGGGGCGGTCTATATTGGATAGCATACTTGGTGGTAATGAACTAGTTGAAGATGTTAAGAGAAGAAAAGCTAAATGTTGTGTTTAA